A stretch of the Aphis gossypii isolate Hap1 chromosome 2, ASM2018417v2, whole genome shotgun sequence genome encodes the following:
- the LOC114130028 gene encoding uncharacterized protein LOC114130028 has product MEDEVEIRKVQGLELILKSINCEKYKSKFEKHGINEHTFIQLIADDLRLLDVDNKDINTILTAINVLSKTLNHSEIRLSNDEILKLQSKICGQLGYIALVLNHLHSLMINDKNHLNDMLIDNHISAIDAALMLKPYMRAEEKNIENSLKNVFKIKTRSKTIMITTTMCIVLVFGLTFRRLNYSFNFNSIF; this is encoded by the exons ATGGAAGACGAGGTTGAAAT ACGCAAGGTTCAAGGGTTGGAACtaatattgaaatcaataaattgtgAAAAGTATAAATCCAAGTTTGAAAAACATGGAATTAatgaacatacatttattcagTTGATAGCAGATGATCTCAGACTCCTGGATGttgataataaagatattaatactatattgacTGCAATTAATGTACTCAGTAAAACATTAAACCACAGCGAAATACGATTATC aaatgatGAAATTCTTAAGCTACAGTCCAAAATTTGTGGGCAACTTGGATACATTGCTTtagttttaaatcatttacattctttaatgattaatgataaaaatcatttaaatgacATGTTAATTGATAATCATATATCAGCAATTGATGCTGCTTTAATGTTAAAGCCTTATATGAGagcagaagaaaaaaatattgaaaattcattaaaaaatgtttttaag ATTAAAACAAGAAGTAAAACTATTATGATTACGACAACAATGTGTATAGTCCTTGTATTTGGTCTTACATTTAGACGTcttaattattcattcaaCTTCAATTCTATATTCTAA